The Ooceraea biroi isolate clonal line C1 chromosome 1, Obir_v5.4, whole genome shotgun sequence genome has a window encoding:
- the LOC113562491 gene encoding phospholipid scramblase 1-like isoform X3 — protein MYSQKYPAPNPPPLHATAPQPEQVGWSPPSTTYPAGLQYLMNLDYLFVNQKIELLQAFTGWETKNRYTITNLNGETVFYVAEESDVCARLCLSKYRPCEFDIFDQNRQQILRIVRPFRCDSCCCPCYLQTIEVYSGSTLLGSVTQEWSLWRPTFYIRDASGEPVLTIKGPILRFCIDVSFKVKSMDEKHRVGVIQKQWSGFGRELFTVSDMFGISFPRDLDVKIKAVLLGAALLIDFMYFEENK, from the exons atgtaCAGCCAAAAATATCCTGCGCCGAATCCTCCGCCGTTGCACGCAACGGCACCACAACCAGAACAAG TTGGCTGGTCTCCACCGAGTACGACATATCCCGCCGGCTTGCAATACCTTATGAACCTTGATTACCTTTTCGTGAACCAGAAAATTGAGTTGCTTCAAG CTTTTACTGGATGGGAGACTAAGAACAGGTACACCATTACAAATCTTAATGGCGAGACGGTATTCTACGTGGCCGAAGAATCGGACGTTTGTGCACGATTGTGCTTGAGCAAGTACCGTCCCTGTGAATTTGATATCTTCGACCAAAACCGGCAGCAAATTCTTCGCATAGTACGACCCTTCAGGTGCGACAGTTGTTGTTGTCCGTGCTATTTACAG acTATAGAAGTATATTCTGGAAGTACTCTGTTGGGCAGTGTTACTCAAGAATGGAGTCTTTGGCGACCAACATTCTATATTCGCGATGCTTCTGGCGAACCGGTATTAACAATAAAAGGACCAATCCTTCGGTTTTGCATAGACGTTAGCTTCAAG GTCAAATCTATGGATGAGAAGCATCGCGTCGGTGTAATCCAGAAACAATGGAGCGGGTTTGGTCGAGAACTCTTCACCGTCTCTGATATGTTTGGTATTAGTTTCCCGCGCGATCTTGATGTGAAAATAAAGGCCGTACTGCTGGGAGCAGCTCTTTTGATA
- the LOC105286776 gene encoding ribonucleoside-diphosphate reductase subunit M2 B isoform X1: MALHESTKENVRKHLEDVSLHTSPKKSCISPTISQDHGLKTELQLSKTKAVRKVQLKEEFDPELEPLLQEGPNRFVIFPIQYPDIWDMYKKAVASFWTVEEVALHKLDKKHWDGKLNSDERYFISHVLAFFAASDGIVNENLIERFSQEVKIAEARCFYGFQIAIENIHSEMYSLLIETYISDPKEKDFLFNALETLPCVRKKANWALNWINHESAAFPERVVAFAAVEGIFFSGSFAAIFWLKKRGLMPGLTFSNELISRDEGLHCDFACLMFKHIIQKPTFERVKSIIMDAVEIEKEFLTEALPVELIGMNCTLMCTYIEFVADRLFVALGFEKVYNSENPFSFMNLISLEGKTNFFEKKVGEYKKFGVVEESSQKKASNLVFDANF, translated from the exons ATGGCGTTGCACGAATCTACCAAGGAGAACGTTCGCAAGCACCTTGAGGATGTATCGTTGCAT ACATCACCAAAGAAATCGTGCATATCCCCGACTATTTCTCAAGATCATGGATTAAAAACTGAa ttacagCTTTCCAAGACGAAGGCTGTGCGAAAGGTGCAATTGAAGGAGGAGTTCGATCCTGAACTGGAGCCGTTGCTCCAAGAAGGTCCAAATCGCTTTGTAATTTTCCCTATTCAATATCCTGATATTTGGGACATGTACAAAAAGGCCGTGGCTTCCTTTTGGACTGTAGAAGAAGTAGCTCTCCACAAA CTGGACAAGAAGCACTGGGATGGAAAGCTGAATTCCGACGAAAGATATTTCATATCTCACGTTCTAGCGTTCTTTGCGGCTTCCGACGGTATTGTCAATGAGAATCTAATTGAAAGATTCAGTCAAGAAGTGAAAATCGCAGAGGCACGCTGCTTCTATGGTTTCCAGATTGCCATCGAGAATATTCATTCTGAAATGTATTCTCTGCTCATTGAAACTTATATCTCTGATCCGAAAGAAAa ggactttttatttaatgcgcTCGAGACGCTTCCCTGTGTTAGGAAGAAGGCTAATTGGGCATTAAACTGGATCAATCATGAGAGTGCTGCATTTCCCGAGCGTGTTGTTGCATTCGCGGCAGTTGAGGGCATCTTTTTCAGTGGCAGTTTTGCTGCGATATTCTGGTTAAAAAAGCGAGGACTTATGCCAGGTCTTACTTTCAGTAACGAACTCATCTCACGAGACGAA GGATTACATTGCGATTTTGCATGTTTAATGTTTAaacatattatacaaaagCCAACGTTTGAGCGCgtaaaatcaataataatggaTGCTGTGGAAATCGAAAAAGAATTCTTAACAGAGGCGTTGCCAGTTGAACTGATAGGAATGAATTGTACACTCATGTGTACTTACATTGAATTTGTTGCAGACAGATTGTTCGTTGCATTAGGATTTGAAAAG GTTTATAATTCGGAAAATCCGTTCTCGTTCATGAACCTCATTTCCTTAGAGGGCAAGACAAATTTCTTTGAGAAGAAGGTAGGCGAATATAAAAAGTTTGGAGTTGTGGAAGAAAGTTCTCAGAAAAAAGCATCGAACTTGGTGTTCGATGCAAATTTTTAG
- the LOC105286779 gene encoding ras-related protein Rap-2c: protein MREFKVVVLGSGGVGKSALTVQFVSGCFMEKYDPTIEDFYRKEIEVDNSPCVLEILDTAGTEQFASMRDLYIKNGQGFVVVYSLTNHQTFQDIKAMKELITRVKGTERVPVLLVANKLDLEHQREVGTEEGHQLAQLWGCPFVEASAKNRTNVNEMFAEIVREMNFSPEKEKKTYCCCTIL from the coding sequence atgcGCGAGTTCAAGGTGGTGGTCCTCGGCTCGGGCGGGGTGGGCAAGAGCGCGCTCACCGTGCAATTCGTGTCCGGCTGCTTCATGGAGAAGTACGATCCGACGATCGAGGACTTCTACCGCAAGGAGATCGAGGTGGACAATTCGCCGTGCGTGCTCGAGATCCTCGACACCGCCGGCACCGAGCAGTTCGCGTCGATGCGCGACCTCTACATCAAGAACGGCCAGGGCTTCGTCGTCGTCTACAGCTTGACGAATCACCAGACCTTCCAGGACATCAAGGCGATGAAGGAGCTGATCACGCGCGTCAAGGGCACGGAACGCGTGCCGGTGCTGCTCGTGGCGAACAAGCTCGACCTCGAGCATCAGCGGGAGGTCGGCACCGAGGAGGGCCATCAGCTCGCGCAGCTCTGGGGCTGCCCGTTCGTCGAGGCCTCCGCCAAGAATCGCACCAACGTCAACGAGATGTTCGCCGAGATCGTGCGCGAGATGAACTTCAGCccggagaaggagaagaagaccTACTGCTGTTGCACCATCCTCTAA
- the LOC113562478 gene encoding uncharacterized protein LOC113562478 yields the protein MEAFSQEIQKYLMKMEQRHGKLRFLSSRATEETSHTINEIVETISSIFQKHKMHLMQNEISNPRNEKYYITLNVACGYNWLLLNTYFKVQTFLTEDVRYGHMVGQWPPLSPYLFIQIIWSFKYEMILAESLMYIPLDLCVEILEIVVKCIPELEYKRAKHLIIQLTSNIYKRCLQLHKTRSSKENGREYAWQLVAYFQMLLDPLTDLRRTRFSMLPIVPETMYEEHGILIKTLLRHTKNCICMQGVTNEDSTSATFFTLGLRRYEDTLPVEDIKVITQKLAQELIAVLLNQIKKVDCHEYFYWAEVDDTDNFAISLQRAIAIECQDFIDFMKRDIFPERNDHLEECLKQFAGDRQATESVFTIQELRYCIVNGKLEYFKELMDRYKEWDESVLDFLEEHMQLCVAHMTKYNTSTLLEYVYVFTTQNLWSKLYSSFILKSVLRILSTVNVMEFYCIVLRYAIKHVHDNPLTELYSEKAFMQFVASNKNICEHHMMRYVLENFLLNTKAVTLTLTKILIGNVQVDHPLFTTKKIVALQSFFSKSK from the exons ATGGAAGCGTTTTCTCAGGAAATACAAAAGTATTTGATGAAAATGGAGCAGAGACATGGTAAACTACGATTTCTCTCGTCTCGAGCAACAGAAGAGACTTCACACACCATTAACGAGATAGTAGAAACCATCTCTAGCATCTTTCAAAAGCACAAAATGCATCTAATGCAAAACGAAATAAGTAATCCTAGGAatgaaaagtattatattacgcTAAACGTTGCTTGCGGTTACAACTGGCTTTTGTTGAATACgtatttcaaagtacaaacTTTCCTCACGGAGGACGTGCGATATGGTCACATGGTTGGACAGTGGCCCCCATTATCACCGTATCTCTTTATACAG ATAATATGGAGCTTCAAGTATGAGATGATACTGGCCGAATCATTGATGTACATACCTTTGGATCTGTGCGTAGAGATCTTGGAGATAGTAGTCAAGTGCATTCCTGAGCTGGAATACAAACGAGCGAAGCATCTGATCATACAATTGACCAGCAACATATACAAAAGGTGCCTACAGTTGCACAAGACACGATCATCAAAGGAAAATGGGAGGGAATACGCATGGCAATTAGTCGCGTATTTTCAAATGTTGCTGGACCCGCTGACTGACTTGAGGAGAACTCGTTTCTCCATGCTACCCATCGTACCCGAGACGATGTACGAGGAGCATGGCATTCTCATAAAGACGTTGCTTCGCCACACCAAGAACTGTATATGCATGCAAGGAGTAACAAACGAGGACAGCACTTCGGCGACATTTTTTACCCTCGGCTTGCGCAGATATGAAGACACGCTTCCTGTTGAGGATATAAAGGTCATTACGCAGAAGCTGGCACAGGAATTAATCGCCGTGTTGTTGAACCAGATTAAGAAGGTCGACTGTCACGAGTACTTCTACTGGGCGGAAGTCGATGACACGGATAACTTTGCGATCTCGTTGCAGCGTGCAATTGCTATTGAATGCCAGGACTTTATAGACTTCATGAAGCGAGATATCTTCCCGGAAAGGAATGACCATTTGGAGGAATGCTTGAAGCAATTCGCGGGAGATCGGCAAGCGACCGAGTCCGTTTTCACTATTCAAGAATTGCGTTATTGCATCGTTAATGGCAAACtggaatattttaaagaacTGATGGATCGCTACAAGGAGTGGGACGAATCTGTATTGGATTTTCTTGAAGAGCACATGCAATTGTGCGTCGCGCATATGACGAAATACAATACGAGCACCTTATTGGAATATGTTTATGTATTTACCACGCAGAATCTCTGGTCGAAATTGTACTCGAGTTTTATTTTGAAGTCGGTGCTGAGAATATTATCGACAGTGAACGTAATGGAATTCTATTGCATCGTATTGCGATACGCGATAAAGCATGTACACGACAATCCTCTCACGGAATTGTACAGCGAGAAGGCCTTCATGCAATTTGTAGCGTCTAATAAAAACATATGTGAACATCACATGATGCGTTACGTTCTAGAAAACTTTCTGCTGAATACGAAAGCAGTAACGCTCACCCTGACGAAAATTCTGATTGGCAACGTGCAAGTCGATCATCCTCTGTTCACAACGAAGAAGATAGTGGCACTGCAatcgtttttttcaaaatcaaaGTGA
- the LOC105286776 gene encoding ribonucleoside-diphosphate reductase subunit M2 B isoform X4, producing MALHESTKENVRKHLEDVSLHLSKTKAVRKVQLKEEFDPELEPLLQEGPNRFVIFPIQYPDIWDMYKKAVASFWTVEEVALHKLDKKHWDGKLNSDERYFISHVLAFFAASDGIVNENLIERFSQEVKIAEARCFYGFQIAIENIHSEMYSLLIETYISDPKEKDFLFNALETLPCVRKKANWALNWINHESAAFPERVVAFAAVEGIFFSGSFAAIFWLKKRGLMPGLTFSNELISRDEGLHCDFACLMFKHIIQKPTFERVKSIIMDAVEIEKEFLTEALPVELIGMNCTLMCTYIEFVADRLFVALGFEKVYNSENPFSFMNLISLEGKTNFFEKKVGEYKKFGVVEESSQKKASNLVFDANF from the exons ATGGCGTTGCACGAATCTACCAAGGAGAACGTTCGCAAGCACCTTGAGGATGTATCGTTGCAT CTTTCCAAGACGAAGGCTGTGCGAAAGGTGCAATTGAAGGAGGAGTTCGATCCTGAACTGGAGCCGTTGCTCCAAGAAGGTCCAAATCGCTTTGTAATTTTCCCTATTCAATATCCTGATATTTGGGACATGTACAAAAAGGCCGTGGCTTCCTTTTGGACTGTAGAAGAAGTAGCTCTCCACAAA CTGGACAAGAAGCACTGGGATGGAAAGCTGAATTCCGACGAAAGATATTTCATATCTCACGTTCTAGCGTTCTTTGCGGCTTCCGACGGTATTGTCAATGAGAATCTAATTGAAAGATTCAGTCAAGAAGTGAAAATCGCAGAGGCACGCTGCTTCTATGGTTTCCAGATTGCCATCGAGAATATTCATTCTGAAATGTATTCTCTGCTCATTGAAACTTATATCTCTGATCCGAAAGAAAa ggactttttatttaatgcgcTCGAGACGCTTCCCTGTGTTAGGAAGAAGGCTAATTGGGCATTAAACTGGATCAATCATGAGAGTGCTGCATTTCCCGAGCGTGTTGTTGCATTCGCGGCAGTTGAGGGCATCTTTTTCAGTGGCAGTTTTGCTGCGATATTCTGGTTAAAAAAGCGAGGACTTATGCCAGGTCTTACTTTCAGTAACGAACTCATCTCACGAGACGAA GGATTACATTGCGATTTTGCATGTTTAATGTTTAaacatattatacaaaagCCAACGTTTGAGCGCgtaaaatcaataataatggaTGCTGTGGAAATCGAAAAAGAATTCTTAACAGAGGCGTTGCCAGTTGAACTGATAGGAATGAATTGTACACTCATGTGTACTTACATTGAATTTGTTGCAGACAGATTGTTCGTTGCATTAGGATTTGAAAAG GTTTATAATTCGGAAAATCCGTTCTCGTTCATGAACCTCATTTCCTTAGAGGGCAAGACAAATTTCTTTGAGAAGAAGGTAGGCGAATATAAAAAGTTTGGAGTTGTGGAAGAAAGTTCTCAGAAAAAAGCATCGAACTTGGTGTTCGATGCAAATTTTTAG
- the LOC105286776 gene encoding ribonucleoside-diphosphate reductase subunit M2 B isoform X3 yields MALHESTKENVRKHLEDVSLHLQLSKTKAVRKVQLKEEFDPELEPLLQEGPNRFVIFPIQYPDIWDMYKKAVASFWTVEEVALHKLDKKHWDGKLNSDERYFISHVLAFFAASDGIVNENLIERFSQEVKIAEARCFYGFQIAIENIHSEMYSLLIETYISDPKEKDFLFNALETLPCVRKKANWALNWINHESAAFPERVVAFAAVEGIFFSGSFAAIFWLKKRGLMPGLTFSNELISRDEGLHCDFACLMFKHIIQKPTFERVKSIIMDAVEIEKEFLTEALPVELIGMNCTLMCTYIEFVADRLFVALGFEKVYNSENPFSFMNLISLEGKTNFFEKKVGEYKKFGVVEESSQKKASNLVFDANF; encoded by the exons ATGGCGTTGCACGAATCTACCAAGGAGAACGTTCGCAAGCACCTTGAGGATGTATCGTTGC atttacagCTTTCCAAGACGAAGGCTGTGCGAAAGGTGCAATTGAAGGAGGAGTTCGATCCTGAACTGGAGCCGTTGCTCCAAGAAGGTCCAAATCGCTTTGTAATTTTCCCTATTCAATATCCTGATATTTGGGACATGTACAAAAAGGCCGTGGCTTCCTTTTGGACTGTAGAAGAAGTAGCTCTCCACAAA CTGGACAAGAAGCACTGGGATGGAAAGCTGAATTCCGACGAAAGATATTTCATATCTCACGTTCTAGCGTTCTTTGCGGCTTCCGACGGTATTGTCAATGAGAATCTAATTGAAAGATTCAGTCAAGAAGTGAAAATCGCAGAGGCACGCTGCTTCTATGGTTTCCAGATTGCCATCGAGAATATTCATTCTGAAATGTATTCTCTGCTCATTGAAACTTATATCTCTGATCCGAAAGAAAa ggactttttatttaatgcgcTCGAGACGCTTCCCTGTGTTAGGAAGAAGGCTAATTGGGCATTAAACTGGATCAATCATGAGAGTGCTGCATTTCCCGAGCGTGTTGTTGCATTCGCGGCAGTTGAGGGCATCTTTTTCAGTGGCAGTTTTGCTGCGATATTCTGGTTAAAAAAGCGAGGACTTATGCCAGGTCTTACTTTCAGTAACGAACTCATCTCACGAGACGAA GGATTACATTGCGATTTTGCATGTTTAATGTTTAaacatattatacaaaagCCAACGTTTGAGCGCgtaaaatcaataataatggaTGCTGTGGAAATCGAAAAAGAATTCTTAACAGAGGCGTTGCCAGTTGAACTGATAGGAATGAATTGTACACTCATGTGTACTTACATTGAATTTGTTGCAGACAGATTGTTCGTTGCATTAGGATTTGAAAAG GTTTATAATTCGGAAAATCCGTTCTCGTTCATGAACCTCATTTCCTTAGAGGGCAAGACAAATTTCTTTGAGAAGAAGGTAGGCGAATATAAAAAGTTTGGAGTTGTGGAAGAAAGTTCTCAGAAAAAAGCATCGAACTTGGTGTTCGATGCAAATTTTTAG
- the LOC113561375 gene encoding eukaryotic translation initiation factor 5, whose amino-acid sequence MGSVNVNRNVSDAFYRYKMPRIQAKVEGKGNGIKTVIVNMVDVAKAIGRPATYPTKYFGCELGAQTQFDFKNERFIVNGSHDATKLQDLLDGFIRKYVLCPACDNPETELMVSSKRGTISQGCKACGHHGLLESNHKLNTYILKNPPSLNPAVQGSSLTEGKRGKRSKRANGEAASATAATAVTTNGNDRSGSPENELNNTADNVVEPPPERTANNDDDDDKWAVDVSEEAVRARLQDLTDGAKGMTISDDLDKSEKERMDMFYKLVKCRRDAGQLDNNHKEIIAEAERLEIKTKAPLILAELLFDQSIAAQAKKYRVLLLRFTHDDIKAQKYLIRGIEQVIALHKDALMPKVPGILKLFYDADILEEKAFDEWSSKVSKKYVSKDLSQEIHDRAAPFLTWLKVAEEEESESDEEDDDLEIEYDDRAKQESLKQQQKPPATQKLAATTGTAAVVNGDSDEDDFDIDAI is encoded by the exons ATGGGGAGCGTGAATGTTAACCGCAATGTCAGTGATGCCTTCTACCGTTACAAGATGCCGCGGATTCAAGCAAAAGTGGAGGGCAAGGGAAATGGCATCAAAACGGTAATTGTTAACATGGTGGACGTAGCAAAGGCGATCGGCCGTCCAGCCACATATCCAACCAAATACTTCGGCTGCGAACTGGGTGCACAGACGCAATTCGACTTCAAGAACGAACGCTTTATCGTTAACGGCTCGCACGATGCCACAAAACTTCAGGATTTATTGGACGGTTTTATCCGGAAATATGTTCTCTGCCCTGCTTGCGACAATCCGGAAACCGAGCTGATGGTCAGCTCGAAGAGGGGCACCATTTCCCAAGGTTGCAAGGCTTGTGGCCATCATGGTCTCTTGGAGAGCAATCACAAATTGAACACGTACATTCTAAAAAATCCGCCAAGCTTGAACCCAGCAGTACAGGGTAGTTCATTAACGGAAGGTAAACGTGGCAAACGCTCAAAACGTGCCAACGGGGAAGCTGCATCTGCGACTGCGGCCACTGCTGTCACTACCAACGGCAATGATCGATCTGGTTCTCCGGAAAATGAGCTCAACAACACCGCAGACAACGTGGTGGAACCACCACCTGAAAGAACGGCCAAtaatgatgacgatgatgacaaATGGGCGGTGGATGTATCCGAGGAGGCGGTTAGAGCTCGTCTGCAGGACCTGACAGACGGTGCGAAGGGTATGACCATCAGTGATGACCTCGATAAAAGCGAGAAGGAACGCATGGATATGTTCTACAAGCTAGTCAAGTGCCGCCGTGATGCCGGTCAACTCGATAACAATCACAAGGAGATTATCGCCGAAGCAGAACGACTGGAGATCAAGACCAAAGCACCATTGATTCTCGCCGAATTGCTGTTTGATCAGAGCATTGCTGCGCAAGCGAAAAAATACCGTGTTTTGTTGCTACGCTTCACTCATGATGACATCAAGGCACAGAAATATCTTATCAGGGGTATCGAGCAAGTAATCGCACTGCATAAGGATGCATTGATGCCCAAGGTCCCTGGAATTCTCAAG ttgttttatGATGCTGACATCCTGGAGGAGAAGGCATTTGACGAGTGGTCGAGCAAAGTCAGTAAGAAATACGTCTCAAAGGATCTGTCTCAGGAAATTCACGATCGGGCCGCACCATTCTTAACATGGCTAAAAGTTGCGGAGGAAGAGGAGTCAGAATCCGATGAAGAAGACGACGATTTAGAG atCGAATATGATGATAGAGCCAAGCAGGAGTCGCTGAAGCAACAACAGAAGCCACCGGCAACTCAGAAACTTGCTGCTACCACTGGCACCGCTGCCGTCGTGAATGGTGATTCCGATGAGGATGACTTCGATATTGATGCCATTTAA
- the LOC105286776 gene encoding ribonucleoside-diphosphate reductase subunit M2 B isoform X2, which translates to MALHESTKENVRKHLEDVSLHTSPKKSCISPTISQDHGLKTELSKTKAVRKVQLKEEFDPELEPLLQEGPNRFVIFPIQYPDIWDMYKKAVASFWTVEEVALHKLDKKHWDGKLNSDERYFISHVLAFFAASDGIVNENLIERFSQEVKIAEARCFYGFQIAIENIHSEMYSLLIETYISDPKEKDFLFNALETLPCVRKKANWALNWINHESAAFPERVVAFAAVEGIFFSGSFAAIFWLKKRGLMPGLTFSNELISRDEGLHCDFACLMFKHIIQKPTFERVKSIIMDAVEIEKEFLTEALPVELIGMNCTLMCTYIEFVADRLFVALGFEKVYNSENPFSFMNLISLEGKTNFFEKKVGEYKKFGVVEESSQKKASNLVFDANF; encoded by the exons ATGGCGTTGCACGAATCTACCAAGGAGAACGTTCGCAAGCACCTTGAGGATGTATCGTTGCAT ACATCACCAAAGAAATCGTGCATATCCCCGACTATTTCTCAAGATCATGGATTAAAAACTGAa CTTTCCAAGACGAAGGCTGTGCGAAAGGTGCAATTGAAGGAGGAGTTCGATCCTGAACTGGAGCCGTTGCTCCAAGAAGGTCCAAATCGCTTTGTAATTTTCCCTATTCAATATCCTGATATTTGGGACATGTACAAAAAGGCCGTGGCTTCCTTTTGGACTGTAGAAGAAGTAGCTCTCCACAAA CTGGACAAGAAGCACTGGGATGGAAAGCTGAATTCCGACGAAAGATATTTCATATCTCACGTTCTAGCGTTCTTTGCGGCTTCCGACGGTATTGTCAATGAGAATCTAATTGAAAGATTCAGTCAAGAAGTGAAAATCGCAGAGGCACGCTGCTTCTATGGTTTCCAGATTGCCATCGAGAATATTCATTCTGAAATGTATTCTCTGCTCATTGAAACTTATATCTCTGATCCGAAAGAAAa ggactttttatttaatgcgcTCGAGACGCTTCCCTGTGTTAGGAAGAAGGCTAATTGGGCATTAAACTGGATCAATCATGAGAGTGCTGCATTTCCCGAGCGTGTTGTTGCATTCGCGGCAGTTGAGGGCATCTTTTTCAGTGGCAGTTTTGCTGCGATATTCTGGTTAAAAAAGCGAGGACTTATGCCAGGTCTTACTTTCAGTAACGAACTCATCTCACGAGACGAA GGATTACATTGCGATTTTGCATGTTTAATGTTTAaacatattatacaaaagCCAACGTTTGAGCGCgtaaaatcaataataatggaTGCTGTGGAAATCGAAAAAGAATTCTTAACAGAGGCGTTGCCAGTTGAACTGATAGGAATGAATTGTACACTCATGTGTACTTACATTGAATTTGTTGCAGACAGATTGTTCGTTGCATTAGGATTTGAAAAG GTTTATAATTCGGAAAATCCGTTCTCGTTCATGAACCTCATTTCCTTAGAGGGCAAGACAAATTTCTTTGAGAAGAAGGTAGGCGAATATAAAAAGTTTGGAGTTGTGGAAGAAAGTTCTCAGAAAAAAGCATCGAACTTGGTGTTCGATGCAAATTTTTAG
- the LOC113562500 gene encoding 1,2-dihydroxy-3-keto-5-methylthiopentene dioxygenase-like, with protein MVRAWYMDNNTDDQRLEHHRQPPKFVSLEDLFTLTGVEYFQINHLNYGMDATLKTLRENRGYSYEDEITCSKECLQNYEEKLKHFFTEHLHTDEEIRLVLDGSGYFDVRDKEDQWIRIAVTAGDLIIIPSGIYHRFTLDTNNYVKAKRYFIGEPVWLPYNRPADEMECRKQYLRQLHKGFQAPSL; from the exons ATGGTGCGCGCTTGGTACATGGACAACAACACCGACGATCAACGATTGGAACATCACCGGCAACCGCCGAAATTCGTATCGCTGGAAGACCTCTTCACGCTTACGGGTGTCGAGTATTTTCAG ATAAATCATTTAAACTATGGAATGGATGCAACCCTGAAAACATTAAGAGAGAATCGTGGTTATTCGTACGAAGATGAGATAACGTGCTCCAAAGAGTGTTTGCAAAATTATGAAGAAAAG ttaaaacattttttcaccGAACATCTTCACACCGACGAGGAGATACGTCTAGTTCTGGATGGATCAGGGTACTTTGATGTACGAGACAAGGAAGATCAATGGATCCGCATCGCAGTGACGGCTGGTGATCTCATAATTATACCCAGTGGGATTTATCACCGTTTCACATTGGATACTAAT AACTATGTAAAGGCCAAACGATACTTCATTGGTGAGCCAGTTTGGTTGCCGTACAATAGACCAGCTGATGAAATGGAATGCCGAAAACAATATCTGAGACAATTACATAAAGGCTTTCAAGCGCCTTcactttaa